acaaacactagttataatttttgttttggatgaataaaacacaaacacacacgttaaattaatttagttaattattgaTCTAACTGACAccttaattcatttatttgtacATTTAGATATATTAGtagatataataaattatttgtatttttttcaaaaataaatggtgaactttatatattttaagaataaaaagttgtttgaaacataaaacataaatataaatagaatgatTGATCGAAATTTATAAAGGAGAGAACAATTATTCTTCAAGGATAGTTTAgtcattaatttaaattaataagaataattttggCAATTATAATTGCGGTGCACACGAGACCACCCTTGTCTGTGCATCGCCGGTTGATCGCACCCTTTGCTCCCACTCGCTTGACGACCCTATCTCGATCACACGAGACCACCCTCGCATGATCGAATAATTCAAGTTCTATTATTTCGAtgttcttgagttcatcatgcataaaaataaacaataaaatacaagAACATGTTTTGtaatcaaataacacatgcatacatgaatttcacgaaatttaaatccaaataatcagagccaaagactggctctgataccaattgaaggaactggcagcggaagcgcatTCAAATTTatcgaacaaataaatcacataataatcaaatCTATTTAGCAtattttagacaaaatctactcgcgtaattctcacatgtatcatgctgaTAACTTGAATTGatcatgctttaagtatatagaaacctaaaacatgcttttctacggagcagaaataatacctaattaattctccaaagaattgatgatggctagcgacttctcaacgtgacgctttgaatactagaccacatatcttctctctggttcccgaactgtacttcAATATTAGTGTGGGCTGATATCaccggaatactaggacttaaaaaagaagatagaaGAAATCCTACTCCTAAGAGGAGAAAATTTCGATCCCTACAGAGAGAGGGggatgaaaattttgagtaataataattattatttctgtctccttcattctcatatttatattaagttccttttgggcccagacagggatctatggaaggttttagatatgggctcatccaatttactttttactaattaatttgaacccacaatttaatataagctttaattggaatattacgagcaaccactacaaaagtaatattgaactctccccaaccaaatccaaaattataagtaatttgGGTTTctgttttaactttcatttcccgagcttaagataaaaatgtccattaattaattaatgtctgctatgtacttaattaattaatttcttattaattccaagagtggacttagcacgaaacgcttatttattattcatagagtgatctaactccaactagctaggttcgaataataaaaccttgtttcgtgctcctcttgaggacattttcaaacgagactcacctcgtgcacgattcaatataatagcaatcctagcaccgctagatattaatcaccactacccaatatatcgggattattgggttacgaaaaacccgcaccatttgataagtcaaaataatgcataatcaataccgtatgctcaattctaacctacattgatttagaaacaaatatttatcaagacctcgcctttcagtagatagcacaaAGACAAGTCATGCTGTTATatccgttcagtgctttaccacaccaatgtcatcttatttcggtaaggcttagaaatatgcggactgacattgcaacctttcatgatggatagtctaatttcATCTAgattgtgaaattcttctttgtctttgtttaggactgaccgcgttaccttaaagtggacgccgcccacaaccggtctactaaaacaaagacttagactttattaagttaacttatacatttaaacatgcaattaacatccattaaatgtaaaacataacaacattatgacaaaaataatttgttttattcattggaaaataaaataagagttttacagtattcaatcactcgaaacgcgatttctagtatacaaactctaacccTTCCCTAACAAGTAAAACCTAACCTCATTCAAAAGTTATTTTAAGATCATGTTTTTGAGTAATTTAAGTAAAATCACGATAATATTCTATCCTGCATTTGTCACCAAGAGTTATAATTGATTGAAATGATATGacgaatttatattttcttggtaattcaataaaatgagGTAGTTTATGCGTCGCAATCGAAATTTGGCCTCTAAACTGTGGCACCCAAGTCAAGATTGTTAAAAACTGGAGTAGACCTGCTTATTCAGCAGGTCTCGGTTCTAATCGGAACCGGCCGGTTTCGATTTGGAACTGGCCGGTTAAGAATCGATCGGTTctggttccgaaccggaaccgatatataattttaatccgaatttattttctaatttttaaataattcaatactaataaaataataatcaaacatttgaaaatataacaaataatatctaaaaattcaaataaatacacaaaaaaaaatgcaaaccaacaatacaataatattcataaatggGTAAGATGATGCTAAGTGTAGTAGGTTGGACTAGTTTATATTGgcaattcttttataaaataaggaGTTCTAAAATTTAGCATTTTATGCAAACCAACAATTCTCTTATATTTGGCaattcatttcctttttttttcgctaaataaatatttgatataatttcCGATTCTAATTGATCTTGTTGCaactttttagtttaataCGGAACAGTTAATAAATCATTCACAAACAAGTTAAAATCGtataatacataaatttgttataaaataatatgaaatgatattaaatttatatagttctaaaataatatgaaatgatattatatttatatagttcttttggaaattaaaaataaatttgaatgcaattagatgaaCCCTAAAATCTAACATTTAATTTGCATATCTTCTTGTTATGGAGGATAACTTGCAACTTCATCACTCACTGATATATCAACCTTAGATCTTCAAGCCAGTTTTCTTATAAGAAGCTTAATTATTGtgtggaaaatattttatgaaattctaaaattacaaaatgagaagaaaacTGTTGGGATTTATAGATTAGCaaatcaataatttcattGAACAAAATCTATTTAGTCAATTATCGGATTAATAACTGAcatgttaaaataaaaaattgcatgCCTAAATGCAAAAAAAGGTACTCCGTATGTAGGAAAGTTAATCATATATCATGAATTTCTGTGGATTAGTAACATATGTGCATTTTAGCTTTAATAATATGACAATTTCTCTCTTGTTTGGTACATGGAATTGGAGGTGTGGAGTTGAAATTGGAgccttcaattccaaattcaatGTTTggtaatccctccgtcccataaaagatgtctcactttcTCTTAAAGTTTGTCCTATTAAAGAAGTCacatttccaattttggaaaaaaagtcacattaatataaatattatattttctctctgcatttaatacacaaaacaaaacttctTAAAATCATGTGTCAGTCCCTCAAGTGGGACATCTTTTGcgggacagaggaagtactataaaaaatatttaaatttgaaattgaattgcaattccaaatctttcaatttcacaatttgaatttcatattaaaagtagaaaattggaattccaaatagtcgtaaaattagaaagtttcATTCTATATCTACACCACACACTTTTagacatttcacacacttcagACATTATCtccacactacacacatttcacacactttaTGCACTATatacatttcacacacttcacacactacacacactacacgcacTACCCACTTTCACACACTACCCACATTTcaaacactacacacactacacacactacacagtACACACCCTACATGCACTACTCACCCTCACACCCTACccaaatttcacacactatacacacttcacacaccacacacactaacgcacttcacacatttcacacgcactacacacactaacgcacttcacaaatttcacacacttcacaaattttaacacactatacacgtttcacacacactacacacatttcacaaactacacacatttcatacATTTCAAGCATcctatttttttctgtttttatcTGAATCGAATCGAAAAATCGAAcccaatttgaaatttcagttTCAGTGTgcatgtattttgtgtatagtgtgtgtattttgtgtaagATTTTTGTAGTGTATGTAATGTGTGTGCAacgtgtgtagtgtgtgtattttgtgcgtagtgtatgtagtgtgtttATCTTCTGTATAGCATGTGTGTAGAGTGTGCAATGCGTGGAATGTGTTTTTTTGTAtagtgtgtgcagtgtgtgtacTTTGCATATAAAGTGTGTAGTGTATGTATTTTGTATAATGTGTGTAGtgagtgaaatgtgtgtagtgtgtccATTTTATGTATAGTGTACGTAGTGGGTTTATTATGTGTATAGCGTGCGTAGAGTGTGCAATGTGTGGAATGTGTTTTTTTGTATAGTATGTGCAATGCGTGTACTTTGTGTATAGTGTATGTGAGTgtgtattttgtattttgtgtatagtgtgtgtatATTATGTGCAGTGTATGTATTGTGTAtaatatgtgtagtgtgtgcattatgtgtattgtgtgcattttgtatatattgtaTGTAGTGcgtttattttgtgtatagcgAGTGTGTAGAGTGTGCAAGGTGTGGAGtgtgtattttttgtgtagtGTATGTGCAACGCGTGTACTTTAtgtatagtgtgtgtgtgcagtgtgtctattttgtgtaaaatgtgtgtagtgtgtataTTGTGTGcattgtgtgtattttgtgcatagtgtgtgtagtgtgtgtatattGTGTATAGTGTGCTTGcgatgtgtgtattttgtgtatatgtgtatgtaatgtgtgtagtgtgtgtacaTTGTGTATAGCGTGTGTAGAGTGTTGTGCAGTGTGTATTGTGCATAGTATGTGTATTTTTGTGTAAAGTGTGCGTgagtgtgtattttgtgtatagtgtgtgcacaaattcttcaaattcaatctcatatcaattacttcattttacCAAACATATGATTCggaattgaattagaattccttccaattcaattctatAGAATTTCggttccaattccaattctaaTCCGTGGACCAAATGGAGCGTTAAACATATTTGGAATCACATTCAATCCTTTAGGATGTTTTTGAGCTAGACAACTGACTTAGTATGTTTCGAATGAGCCATACATTTAGCTTTTATAGTGAAGCCCGCGATACATTTCTGCTTCACATTCTTCCATatcaaatttatgttttctaAGATCAAATAGTGAGAGGTTATCTTTCTCAAGCACCTGTTAGTCTTAAAGCCTAAATTGCTTTAATCCACGTGACAAAGGTCGGACACTTGGTAAGCTAGACCATACTGTTTGGTTCTTCTCACTCATTATAGCATAATCTTTACATAGTCTAATATTCCAACTCTTCATAATATCTCAAGTTgtgattttctctctctctctctcagaaTTAGAGCTTTATAATTTACTTCCAATGTTAAAACTCTTGAGTACAAGTAATTGACGTGGAAATGTGAGATAGAGTCTACCAATGGAGAGAAGAGAGTAACAAGCTAAAGTCCAccaaaagaagataaaagtcCTCTTTTATAGTGATATAATGACTCAAAAGTACAGTGGTATATAATGACCTAAGTTTAATGTATATGatcttgaaaaaataaatgatagggaagtgttatattgctaactcataacttaattgctaattgtaattaaataatagctattagatattcaaaattaagggcttagatcattaatctcaaaatgtcaatacgatcaacgaaaaacgtcaataaggccataggattaattccaaaaaatatcaataggggtattaatgtcaattaactacatgtttagttataactaacttttaaaagaaatcccaaaattttaaattcgtataacatatatcaaattaaactaatttcataaggattccaacgatatcctacatgcatatgttccgacgttaaaatttgaaaaaaaaattcgaaaatttttaattttttcgtacagcagaaatgtcaacatactatataaaatatctcaatataatacatgtagaatgtcaatataagcaatgtgttaacattcttaaatcattgtgttgacattctcgaagcattgtgttgacattttcatccaaaaccctaatttaaaattttttttttatcttttttttattattattaaaaacgaaaattacacgtggcaaattgtagaccacacattttctaaaattctatagccttaaattagttgtagttagcaattaaataataagttAGCGATCGATAACCCcttaaattatatatgtatgtatattacAATTGGCAGTAGTCAATTTTAACCACGCGATGCCTTGTTTGAGTGTATATACTGAACACTTTATAAATTAGATCTAAGCAATACAATATTTGATCTGATGCAtgtatcatatttaattttagttttgataTAAATTTGGATTCATCATTACCACCACTAGTTACTTGACatatagattttaatatactaagtagtactccctccgtcccaataagtatgaaacatttggttttcgacacaagattttatgcaagtgttgttttgtgagttaataaaaagagagtaaagtaagagagaggaaaaagtagagagagtgatgtttccattttaggaaacgtttcatttttagtgggacaacccaaaaaggaaaacgttgcatttctaatcGGGTGAGAAAGTCCCGATAAATTAACTGATGTACATAGGAATAGTTTCATGCGCTTGGGCGGGCCACGCGCCTTTTCAAGGGCCAATGCGAAAACCTTCATTTGGTCTCAAACACTGGAGTTTGACCAGAAAATGTGTGTTTTTAGGGCTATTCTATGCTATCAAACGGACCCTtagtataaatgaaaataaattgaaaaagataatGTAATTTGcgtttatatattaataaaattattctttaaAAAGTGTACATATTAGGATTTTATTGACATAATTGAagcatacaaaaaataattgcaaCTGTTTTAgagtagtagtaaataattaagttataaaaatccataaaattcTCCCAAAAAATAGCCGAAAATAGATTAACCGTCATATCCCGCCTTCTCTCTCCCCATCTTCGTTTTCGCTGTACCTcgtctttctctttcttcatttCCCCAATCTCAATCTCCTCTTCCATTGCTGATAATCGGGGCATcacacaacaaaatcaaaatcaagtcAATTGAGCCAGGCAAATGGAAAGTGAAAGGGATTTCTCTTTCCAGATTTCATGATCCTTATCACTTGAAAtgtttctttgtttgtttgtcTCCATTTCTTGACCTCAGGAATCCAATGTCGTGTGCCCTATTTTAGTATGCATCTGTTATTTCGAAGAATCAGTCGACGTTGGGACTAAATCCCTTCCCCGTTGATTCGTGGAATCTTCGAGCCTCCGTTGGATTTTCAATCCCTAATTTGGATTGTGTGATTGCCCCCAATTTCTCCCCAATTTTAGATTTGAGTACATTCCTCTCttgttttttgattttttttcttcctctttgGGGCTGATCTGTGGCGTTCGAAGTGAATCCGAATGCAAGGTAACCGTAAAGGAGCTGCTGCCTTTGAAGAAATTGTGGATTTGTAACTTGTTATGGATTCGCCATTGTTGATTTTCGTAGCTGCTATCCTCTTCGGATTTTTCAGCCTCGTTGTTGAATCTCAAGGAAATGTGAAGCCCCCACCGCCTCCATTCTCTCCTCCTCCCCCATCTCCACCGCCGCCATTTTCTCCTCCTCCCCCATCTCCGCCGCCTCCTCAATCCCCTCCCCCTCCGCCAAAATCTCCTCCACCTCCGCTtcaaccaccaccacctccatcCCCTTCAAggccgcctccgccgccgcgaAAGCGGCTCCACCCGCCACCTCCACCGGGGCAGCGCGAGAACGGTCGAGGGCGCCGGAGTCCCCCTCCTCCGCCCAAG
The nucleotide sequence above comes from Salvia hispanica cultivar TCC Black 2014 chromosome 5, UniMelb_Shisp_WGS_1.0, whole genome shotgun sequence. Encoded proteins:
- the LOC125186464 gene encoding formin-like protein 14 produces the protein MDSPLLIFVAAILFGFFSLVVESQGNVKPPPPPFSPPPPSPPPPFSPPPPSPPPPQSPPPPPKSPPPPLQPPPPPSPSRPPPPPRKRLHPPPPPGQRENGRGRRSPPPPPKTQKLNTGKKVGLMFIGVALILQVCVVSFVLISRRGVEEELTVPAHKTYQHSKKKK